The genomic window AACCCCGAGTTCATGCAGTTCGACACCGGGCTGCGGCTGGAGTTCCAGCCCGAGGAGGTGCGCGAGGCCGCGCTGGCGCTGGTCCGCGCCTCGCTGTCGCCCGAGGGCGCCGCCCTGGTGCACGCCGCGATGCTGGTCAACGGCTTCCTCGGCGACGTCGTCGACCTGCCCACCGTGCTCGGCGAGTGGAGCTACAACGTCGCGGTCTACGGCACCCCCGACCTGCGCGCGCCGTGGGGCTGGCAGCTCTACGGCCACCACTGCGCGGTCAACGTGCTCGTGGTCGAGGGCCGGATGGTCGTCTCGCCGGTGTTCGTGGGCGCCGAGCCCGACGGGATCGACGACGGCCCGCACGCCGGCGTCGCCGACCTGTTCGCCGACCGCATCTCCTCCGGTCTGGCGGTCATGGCGGCGCTGACCGGCGAGCAGCGCGCGGCCGCCACCGTCTACGAGCAGATGGTCGACCCGGCGATGCCGCCCGGCCGCGTGCACCCCGGCGACGAGCGGCACCTGGCCGGCGCGTTCCAGGACAACCGCGTCATCCCGGTCGAGGGAGTGCGGCTGTCGGAGGTGTCGGAGGAGGCGCGGGCCCGCGTGCTCGACGTCGTCGCCGCCTTCGTGCGGCTGCTGCCGGAGGGCCCGCGCGCGGCGCGGCTGCGCGAGCTCGAGGCGCACCTGGACGAGACGTGGTTCTCCTGGATCGGGGGGCACGCGCCCGGCGACGTCTTCTACTACCGGGTGCAGTCGCCGGTGGTGGTCGCCGAGCTCGACCACCACTGCGGCGTCTTCCTCGACTACCACACCCCGAAGCCCTTCCACGTGCACACCGTGCTGCGCACCCCGCACGGCAACGACTACGGCCGTGCCTGGGTCCGGGAGTGGCAGTCGCAGCACGATCAGGTGGGCTGATCGTGCTGCGTCCTGGCTCACCGTCGGCGGTGAGCCAGGACGCGCCACGGTGAGCCGGGACGGCCGGTCAGCCCTCCGGCGCGGCGTCCCCGGTCTCGGTGCGCGGGGCCTCGGGCTCGGGCTGCGCGTCCCCCGTCCCGGGCCGCGAGGCCTCGACCCGCGGCTCGTCGGCCCGGGGCTCGTCGGCCCGGGGCTCGTCGTCAGGCGGCCGGGGGTCCTCGACCTGCGGGTGCGGGTCGTCCCCGCGTTCGCGGGCGCGGCCGGCCCCGGGCAAGCCCGACACCACCTGGTGCAGGTCGTCCATCAGCTCGAGCAGCGCGTGCAGGTCCGTGGGCACCCGCCCGAGGTCGGCGGTGCGCGGCAGGTGGCCCGACTCCAGCCCGCGCAGCAGCCGCGGCACCTGGTCGGTGAGGGCGGCGAGGTTCGCGGCCCGCTCCTCGGTCAGCAACGCGGGCAGCCGGCCGAGCAGCGCGCCCAGCGCGCGGGCCGCGTCGTCGTCGATCTCGCGGCCGAGCCGGGTGAGCAACCCGAGGACGGCGTCCACCTGCTCCTCGCCGAGCGCCTGCTCGAGCCGGTCGAGGCGCTCGTCGGACAGCAGGCCGTCGAGCCGGGAGCCGACCCGGGCGAGGCGCTCGTCGTCCAGCAGCCCGGCGGCGCGGTCCACCAGCCGCGGGACGCGCTCGTCCTCCAGCAGGCCGGCGGCGCGGTCCACCAGCCGCGGGACGCGCTCGTCCTCCAGCAGGCCGGCAGCGCGGTCCACCAGCCGCGGGACGCGCTCGTCGGCGAGCAGGTCGTCGAGCCGGCCGAGCAGGCGCAGCACGCGTTCGTCGGCCGCCAGGTCCAGCAGCGTGCGCACCCGCTCGTCGGCGCCCAGGTCGAGGGCCTGCTGCACCCGGTCGCCGGTGAGGAGGTCCAGGGTGCGGTCGACCCGGTCGCCGGTGAGGAGGTCCAGGGTCCGGTCGACCCGGGCGTCGGTCAGGACGTCCAGGGTGCGGTCGACCCGGTCGCCGGTGACGAGTTCGAGGGCGCGCACGACCCGGTCGTCCCCCGCGAGGTCGAGGGCACGCTCGACGCGCTCGTCGGCCAGGTGGTCGAGCACCCGCTCGATCCGGGTCAGCAGCTCGGTCGACAGCAGCCGGTCGAGCCCGTCGGCGAGCCCGTCGAGCCGGCCCGGGGACAGCAGGCCCGAGGACAGCAGGTCGTCGAGCGCGTCGAGGGCCCGCGGCACGACGTCGGCGCGCGAGCGCAGGGTGTCCACGGTCCGGGTGACCGCCTCGACCCGCTCCGGCGCCAGCGCGGCACCGAGCCGGTCGACGAGCGTGCCCAGGGCGGCGATCCGCTCCGGCGTCATGACGGCGGCGAAGCGCCGCACCACGTCGGCCGCCACCTCGACGGCCTCCGGGCCCACCGCGACCGCGCGGGCGACCGCCGGACCGGCGCCGTCGAGGAGCGACCGGGTCCGGCGGAGGACGTCGTCGGCCAGGGGCAGCAGCGTCTCCGCGCGCGGCAGCGCCGCACTGAGGCTGCGGACGGAGTCGGCGAGCGTCCAGGGCAGGTCGAGGAGGTCCGAGGGACCGGGCAGGCGCACGGGCGCTCCCTACCCGTGCGCCCGCCTCCGGACTCACCGGCCCGGGTACGCCCGCGCCTCGGCGGCGTCCCAGGCGGCCGACGAGCCCGAGGGCCGGTACTCGACCGGCGCCTGGGTGGCGCGCAGCAGCCGGCGCATCTCCCCCAGGCCACCGCCGAGCGCGCCGAGCGCCCGCGCCTGCACCAGCGCGTTGCCAAGCGCCGCGGCCTCCACCGGTCCGGCGAGCACCGGCCGCTGGCAGGCGTCGGCGGTGAGCTGGCACAGCAGCGCGTTGCGCGCTCCCCCGCCGACCAGGTGGACGACGTCGACCTCGCGGCCGGACAGCTCCTCGGCCGCCCGCACCGTGCGCCGATAGGCCAGCGCGAGGCTGTCGACGATGCAGCGCACCGTCTCCGCCTGGCCCTGCGGCGGCGTCTGCCCGGTCTCGGCGCAGACCTGCGCGATCCGCGCCGGCACGTCACCCGGCGGCAGGAAGCGCGCGTCGTCGACGTCGACCACGGCGGCGAAGGCCGGCACCCGCGCGGCGGCGGCGAGCAGGTCGGGGAGGTCGGCGGGCAGGCCGGCCGCGGTCCAGGTGCGCAACGACTCCTGCAGCAGCCACAGCCCCATCACGTTGTGCAGGTACCGCACGGTGCCGTCGACGCCGAGCTCGTTGGTGAACCCCGCCGTCCGGCCGGCCTCGGAGAGCACCGGCTTCTCCAGCTCCACGCCGACCAGCGACCAGGTGCCGCAGGAGACGTAGGCGAACCGGTCGCCGCGCGCCGGGACGCCGACGACCGCCGACGCCGTGTCGTGCGACCCGACCGCGACCACCGGCACGTCGCCCAGGCCGGTCTCGGCGCGGACGTCGGCGGTGAGCCGGCCGATCTCCTCGCCGGGCTGCACCAGCGCCGGGAGCAGGTCGCGCGGCAGGTCGAGCCGGTCGAGCAGGCCGGTCGCCCACTGCCGCGTCGTCGCGTCGAGCAGCCCGGTCGTGGAGGCGTTGGTCACCTCCGCGACCCGCGCCCCGGTCAGCCAGTACGCCAGCAGGTCGGGCACGAGCAGCGCCTGCCGGGCCGCGGCGAGGCGCGCCGTCCCCCGCATGGCGGCGAGCTGGAACACCGTGTTGAACGGCAGGTGCTGCAGGCCGTTGACCCGGTACAGCTCGTCGGGCGGGACGAGGGCGTGCACGTCGGCGACCGCGGTCTCGTGCCGGGCGTCGCGGTAGTGCACGGGGTTGCCGAGCAGCGCGCCGTCGGCGTCGAGCAGGCCGACGTCGACGGCCCAGCTGTCGATGCCGATGCCGTCGACCCCCCGGCCGCCGGCCTCGTGGCCGGCGGCCCGCAGCCCGTCGAGCACCCCGGCGTAGAGGCCGAGGACGTCCCACTGCAGCGTCCCCGCCGTCCGCACCGGCCGGTTCGGGAAGCGGTGGACCTCCGTGAGGTCCAGCCGCCCGGAGCCGACCCGCGCGACCATCACCCGGCCGCTGGAGGCGCCCAGGTCGACCGCCGCGAGGGTCAGCTCCCGGGGGACAGAGGTGGCCATCCCTGCCACCCGTCAGCGGAGGAAGGCGGCCGCGACGCCGGAGTCGACCGGGACGTGCAGGCCGGTGGTGCGCGACAGCTCCCCGCCGGTCAGGGCGAAGACGGCGTCGGCGACGTGCTCGGGCAGCACCTCGCGCTTGAGCAGGGTGCGCTGCGCGTAGAACTGGCCCAGCTCCTCCTCCGGCACCCCGTAGACCGCGGCGCGCTTGGCGCCCCAGCCGCCGGCGAAGATGCCCGACCCGCGGACGACGCCGTCGGGGTTGATGCCGTTGACCCGGATCTGGTGCTCCCCCAGCTCGGCGGCCAGCAGCCGGACCTGGTGCGCCTGGTCGGCCTTGGTCGAGGAGTAGGCGATGTTGCTGGGCCCGGCGAAGACCGCGTTCTTCGAGGAGATGTAGACGACGTCGCCGCCCATCCCCTGCTCGATCATGAGCCGGGCCGCCTCGCGGGAGACGAGGAAGCTGCCCTTGGCCATGACGTCGTGCTGCAGGTCCCAGTCCTGCTCGGTGGTCTCCAGCAGCGGCTTGGAGATCGACAGGCCGGCGTTGTTGACCACCAGGTCGACGCCGCCGAAGGCCAGCACCGCCTCCCGGAACGCCGCGGCCACCGCCTCGGCGTCGGACACGTCGGCGGCCACGCCGATCGCGACGTCGGCGTCGCCGATGCCGGCCGCGGCGTCGGTCGCCTTCTGCAGGTCGAGGTCGGCGACGACGACGCAGGCGCCCTCGGACGCCAGCCGCTCGGCGATCGCCTTGCCGATGCCGCTCGCCGCACCGGTCACCAGCGCGACCCGCGACGCCAGCGGCTTGGGCTTCGGCATCCGCTGGAGCTTGGCCTCCTCCAACGCCCAGTACTCGATGCGGAACTTCTCGCTCTCGTCGATCGGCGCGTAGGTGCTGACCGACTCGGCGCCGCGCATGACGTTGATGGCGTTGACGTAGAACTCGCCGGCCACCCGGGCGGTCTGCTTGTTGGCGCCGAAGCTGAACATGCCCACGCCGGGGACCAGCACGATGGCCGGGTCCGCGCCGCGCATGGCGGGCGAGTCGGGCGTGGCGTGGCGCTCGTAGTAGGCC from Geodermatophilus normandii includes these protein-coding regions:
- a CDS encoding DUF3500 domain-containing protein, which produces MAGEFRRYLFPRDHPRLAGVRGLDPYAYREHARTPGTFTGGLVEGWTPLYLAPFRGVTEDGVLREGLHPLTPAQPGEEAPVAAMVAAAETLLGLLSPGDRTRLCFPVDAPEWQTWANPEFMQFDTGLRLEFQPEEVREAALALVRASLSPEGAALVHAAMLVNGFLGDVVDLPTVLGEWSYNVAVYGTPDLRAPWGWQLYGHHCAVNVLVVEGRMVVSPVFVGAEPDGIDDGPHAGVADLFADRISSGLAVMAALTGEQRAAATVYEQMVDPAMPPGRVHPGDERHLAGAFQDNRVIPVEGVRLSEVSEEARARVLDVVAAFVRLLPEGPRAARLRELEAHLDETWFSWIGGHAPGDVFYYRVQSPVVVAELDHHCGVFLDYHTPKPFHVHTVLRTPHGNDYGRAWVREWQSQHDQVG
- a CDS encoding bifunctional aldolase/short-chain dehydrogenase; its protein translation is MTNPVVSDLIARSNRLGADPRNTNYAGGNTSAKGTGTDPVTGRPVELLWVKGSGGDLGTLREAGLAVLRLDRLRSLVDVYPGVEREDEMVAAFDFCLHGRGGAAPSIDTAMHGLVDAAHVDHLHPDSGIALATAADGEALTRECFGDRVVWVPWRRPGFQLGLDIAAVKEKNPQAIGCVLGGHGITAWGATSEEAEANSLDVIRTAERFLAERGSAEPFGAVVPGYEALPVAERRVRAAALAPVIRGLASTDRPQVGHFTDSDVVLEFLSREKLAPLAALGTSCPDHFLRTKVRPMVVDLPASAPVEDVVARLRELHEEYRAEYAAYYERHATPDSPAMRGADPAIVLVPGVGMFSFGANKQTARVAGEFYVNAINVMRGAESVSTYAPIDESEKFRIEYWALEEAKLQRMPKPKPLASRVALVTGAASGIGKAIAERLASEGACVVVADLDLQKATDAAAGIGDADVAIGVAADVSDAEAVAAAFREAVLAFGGVDLVVNNAGLSISKPLLETTEQDWDLQHDVMAKGSFLVSREAARLMIEQGMGGDVVYISSKNAVFAGPSNIAYSSTKADQAHQVRLLAAELGEHQIRVNGINPDGVVRGSGIFAGGWGAKRAAVYGVPEEELGQFYAQRTLLKREVLPEHVADAVFALTGGELSRTTGLHVPVDSGVAAAFLR
- a CDS encoding rhamnulokinase; translated protein: MATSVPRELTLAAVDLGASSGRVMVARVGSGRLDLTEVHRFPNRPVRTAGTLQWDVLGLYAGVLDGLRAAGHEAGGRGVDGIGIDSWAVDVGLLDADGALLGNPVHYRDARHETAVADVHALVPPDELYRVNGLQHLPFNTVFQLAAMRGTARLAAARQALLVPDLLAYWLTGARVAEVTNASTTGLLDATTRQWATGLLDRLDLPRDLLPALVQPGEEIGRLTADVRAETGLGDVPVVAVGSHDTASAVVGVPARGDRFAYVSCGTWSLVGVELEKPVLSEAGRTAGFTNELGVDGTVRYLHNVMGLWLLQESLRTWTAAGLPADLPDLLAAAARVPAFAAVVDVDDARFLPPGDVPARIAQVCAETGQTPPQGQAETVRCIVDSLALAYRRTVRAAEELSGREVDVVHLVGGGARNALLCQLTADACQRPVLAGPVEAAALGNALVQARALGALGGGLGEMRRLLRATQAPVEYRPSGSSAAWDAAEARAYPGR